A region of the Parafrankia irregularis genome:
TAGGTCGTACTCCACGCAGCCAACCAGAAGTGCTAGCCAGCCTGCCTGCATCAGCAGTTCCCGGTGCTGCGCGAGCGTCAGTCGTTGGTCTAGGAGGCCAGTAATCCGGCCGAGCCAGGCGCGCCCTTCTACCTGGAGCTGAAGTGACGGCGACGAGGCATATTCGCAGCACAGTCGCTCGGTTGTGATTGCCAAAGCATCTAGCGTTCCCTGTCCAAGATCGGACATTCTCATTCGAGAGACGATCTCAAGCGTGCCCATTCCCGTGGCTGCCAAAAGATCCTCCTCGGACGAAGGTGCTTTCGGTGCTGGAAATAGTGCACCGGTCACCGTACCGAATGTTTTTGCGAGTAGCGGCTTGTAGAAGTCGTCCGGGACGGTTTCCCCTGCCTCCCAGCGCTTCCAGTTGCGAACCAGATTGCTGTCGCTGGTCAGTGCCGTGGCACCCGCGTGGCCGCGCAAAGCACGAACGGCGTCTGCTTGAGACCAGCCTCGGGCGTCGCGTTCCTCGCGGAGTCTCCGAGCCCACGCGGGACGTTGACCGTCGGTACTCGAGTCGTTGGCCACGGAAGCCTCCCTCTCTTGAGCGGTTCGCCTACGAGTGTGAGGCCTCCGCTTGAGGCCGAGTAGTGACGGTTTGTGGGGACACGCCCTGTCCCCACACTCGTCCCCACGGTGTCACCGACCTGTCACCTTACGTAACGATTCGTCCTGTCTCACTGTGGTGACGCGGCCGGTTGCGGAACGGCTTGACATACGGCCTAGGCCAAAGCAATATGGCCTACATCGAAAGCGGACCCCGGTGCCGAAGCCGCCAAGCACCGCACCGGGGTCCGGAGTCCCACCGTGAGGAGAGAACTCGTATGAAGCATGCCCTGCCCCGCCCGCTGGCGGGTGATGACGGTAACAGCCGTCCGTGGCCGACGCTGCCGGGTGACAAGGAGCCGTCGCGGGACTCGTGGACGGTGATCCTCGATGGGACGTCGGGTAAGGGCGGTGGCCGATGAGCGCCGCGCTGGGTCCGGTGGATCCGTCGGAGGTCGCGGCGCAGACTGACGCGCTGCGGGCTGGCATTGCGCTGCTGGCGGTCGTGAACGGCGCGGTTCCGCTGCTGTTGACCACGGCCCGTCCGGCCGTCGGTCTGGTTGTCACTCTCGACTTGCCGTTCTCCTCCTTGTCTCTTCGTGAGCAAGACGAGCAGAGGTTGGCGGGGATGCAGGTCCTGAGCGAGGTCCTGGGGCGTCCCCTGGTTCCAAGGGCGATCACCGACTACCTGTCGCTGCACATCGACTTGGTTCTGTTCGATGTGCGTGTCGCGTTGCACGCAGTGGTCCGCGATCCCGATGTGCGGGCCGCGGCCCGCCAGGTCGCCGCTCCGGTCGTGCCGGGGGTGGAGGCATGAGCCGCCAGGTCGTGGACTTCGACGTGCTGGTGGGTCCGACCGCCGGCGAGCTGGCCGCGATCGAAGCGGAATGGCCGCTGATCGCTGCCGGGATCGCGGTTGTTGGCGCCGAGGCCGCGATCGCCGCCGGTGACCACAGCGAGATCGCGGCCCGCCGCCTGGCCGCGGCCCGTCAGCACCACGCCACCGTCGCGGCTGGCTTCGCTCCGACCGGCCCGGACACCCACCGGCCGATCACCTCCCCCCGCCCGCTCCGCACGGTCCGGCCCGCGTTCGACGCGCGCCGGACCGCCTGACCGGCCCGGGGTGTGTGGCGATGACAACCACCGATGCCGGGGCGACCTGGCACCGCCTCGACACCGACGACGGGCTGTATCGGACGGCTCACCGCCCACCCGTCCACCTGCTCGCCCCGGCGGGCATCTCCACGCGAGACGTCGCGGCCCTCACCGAAACGCAGTGGCGCGACCTGGTCTGCATGCATGAGGCCGGCCACTTCGTCATCGGTCAACGGCTCGGCCTGCCCGCGATCTGCGCGGAAGTAGCCATCAGCGCCGATGAGGACCGGGGACAGGTCCGGTTCGGTCCGTGGGAAGACGGTACGAACTGGGTCGACGTCGCCGTGATGAACGCGGCGGGCCAGCAGGCCGCGATGATGTGGCTGCACCAGTCCGGGCTTTACACCCCGGCCCGCGGGTGGGTCGCGGAGATGGCCGGCATGCGTGACCGGACGGGGACGGTAGCCGCATCCGCGCTCCCGCTGTCGGTCCACACGAATGACCCGACCGCCTGGCATGACTGGCGCCAGCTGTGCGCCACCGCCCGCCGCTTGCTGGACGAGTGCTGGCCGACGGTGACCGCTGTCGCCGCCGCCCTGGCCGACCGAGGACACCTCACCGCAGACGATCTCCACACCATCGCCCGTCACGCCCCGCTGGGGGTGTGGTCATGAGCTTCGCGGAGCAGCGCCGCGCAGACCGGGCCGCGACCCGGGAGCAGCGCCGCGCAGACCGGGCCGCGACCCGGGAGCAGGACCGCGCAGACCTGGCTGCCGCCCGGGAGCAGGACCGTGCGGATCTGGCAGCTCGGGACGCGCGTAAGCGTGAGGACCGTGCCGACCGGGACGCCGCCCGGGCCATCCGGCAGGCCGCCGCAGAGAAGCGGAAGGCCCAGCGTGCCACCTGGCGGTCCGACCACGCAGTAGAGCTGCTGATCTACCCGCTGGCTGCGGTGTCCGCGGTGATGGCGATCCCCGCTATGGCGATCTACGGCTACCACCTGTACGGCAACGCCACCGGCGCCGTACTACCCGCTCTTAGCGAGCTGGGGGTGTGGGCGTTCGCGATGGCCATCACGACGTCGCGGCGCCGGTACCCCGCCCGGCCGACGCTCATGCTCACCGCCGGCGTCGTGATCTTCGGTGCGGTGGCGTTCGGTTTGAACTTCGCCCACGGCGCGCAGCGCAGCATCGTCACCGGCGCGGTGATGGCCGTCGTGTCGATCTCCGGTGTCGTGGCGCATCAGCTCGCCGTCGCCACCCCGCCACGGTCCCGCGCGGAACGTGCTCAGGCCCGGATCGACCGTGCGGCGCAACGCCGTATCGACAAGGCCCGCCGCATCGCGGCAAGCAACGCCGTGGTGGAACTCGCCGCGGACGGCACCGCACATCTCGTCTACACCCCCGGCCTGTACACCCCGGACCGGAGCACGCTCCACCCCGCCGAACCCGCCCCAACCAACACCCCCGACCAGCCTGCCGAAAGTGCCCCGCCAGCCCCCGCCGATGTGGCACCGAGTTCGACCCCTGACCAGCCCGAACAGCCCGCCGCGCCGCGGTCCGTCCGGACTACGCGGACCGCGCCGAAGCCCCGTGCGGACAAGGGCACCCGCGTGCCCCCGACCGCACGACGCAAGGCACCTCCGAAGCGCACCGATGACGAGCTACTCGCCGCGCTCGACGCAATGGGCGACGCGGTCGACTCGCAGTCGATCCGCCGCACCGCGGCCGACCTCGGCATCGGCGAGACCCGCACCAAGCGGCTGTTGGCCGCGCACGCCGCACGGCGCACGCCCGGCCTGTCCGTCGTCCCCGACGACGTCGCGTCCTGACCAGCGAACGCCGACAGGCACGACCCGCACACCTCCCGAAAGGACCCGACCATGGCCCGCTCCCCGCGCCGTCAGACCCGCTCCCGTGTCCGGGCCCAGCAGACCGCGCTCACCCGCACCCTGACCGGTCTGACCCTGTCCGGCCACGACGCCGCCGGTGACCTGATCGCCGACCAGCTCGACCTGATCCGCCCCCGCTACCGCCGCACCCCGTAGCCACGCCCGGTGCGCGGCGTCTCTCTCGCCAAAGGTCGCCGCCGCGCACCGACCCCAACCGCGCACACCAGCACGCAGGAGGAGCCCCCATCATGACGCCGCCAGGCCGCACCACGGCACCCCCCGGGACCGAACCCCACCACCGCGACCACACCGCCCGTTCCCGCCGCCTGCTCGACGGCGCCACCGCCCGGACCTTCGCCAGGCCGCTGATTCCCGACGCCGGGGGTGTGTCGTGACCGGCACGTCGGACCTGCCGCGGGGACTGGTGGACGCGGTTCTCGCCCGTTACGGCGGGGTGGCGGTAGGCCGACTGGTGATCGTGCTGGCGCTGTTCCTGCTCGCGCACTCAGTCCGGACCGGACTGCTGTTCGGCGCGCGGGTGCTGCACGCGGCGATGTGCCGCGCGGACACCTACGTCACCACCCACACGCTGACCGCCGGACAGGGGGCGTCCGATGCCGCCCGGTGAGCACCCGCGGACCCGCGCCGAGCAGGTGGCGGACTGGATCGGCTGGCATCTGGCCGAACTGCTCGCTGTCGGGGT
Encoded here:
- a CDS encoding DUF6284 family protein produces the protein MSRQVVDFDVLVGPTAGELAAIEAEWPLIAAGIAVVGAEAAIAAGDHSEIAARRLAAARQHHATVAAGFAPTGPDTHRPITSPRPLRTVRPAFDARRTA